One Micromonospora sp. WMMD1120 genomic region harbors:
- a CDS encoding TcmI family type II polyketide cyclase, which translates to MDRSLIIAKVDPTAEERVAEIFAESDATELPRLVGVQHRSLYRLHDLYVHLLETAQPAQGAVEAARNHPEFVRVSDRLRPYVSPYLPTWRSPRDAMARCFYRFDAPHTGRRP; encoded by the coding sequence GTGGACCGATCGCTGATCATCGCGAAGGTGGACCCGACCGCCGAGGAGCGGGTCGCCGAGATATTCGCCGAGTCGGACGCGACGGAGTTGCCGCGCCTGGTCGGTGTCCAGCACCGCTCGCTGTACCGCCTGCACGACCTCTACGTCCACCTGCTCGAGACCGCGCAGCCGGCCCAGGGCGCGGTGGAGGCCGCTCGGAACCACCCCGAGTTCGTCCGGGTCAGTGACCGCCTGCGGCCGTACGTCTCGCCGTACCTGCCGACCTGGCGCTCGCCGCGCGACGCGATGGCGCGGTGCTTCTACCGGTTCGACGCCCCGCACACCGGGCGGCGGCCGTGA
- the accB gene encoding acetyl-CoA carboxylase biotin carboxyl carrier protein: MTAADVSTVEASDGLVGVAPDGVGVRDGAADAGGRSDGAADGDGAGDAMGGEEALAGLRRQARHLIAELTGPVRRIRLRSGPAVLEVEWHPEDLPRPAAPATPVEVARPVVPAPNPPTAVLRAPTPGRAAVRAPIVGTFYRSPEPGARPFVAVGDLVRPGQPIAIVEAMKLMNEVTADRAGRVVAILVEDGQPVEYDQPLVELDPA, from the coding sequence ATGACCGCCGCCGACGTGTCGACGGTCGAGGCGTCCGACGGCCTGGTCGGCGTCGCGCCCGACGGTGTCGGGGTGCGCGACGGCGCGGCCGACGCCGGCGGGCGGAGCGACGGCGCGGCCGACGGCGACGGCGCGGGCGACGCGATGGGCGGCGAGGAGGCGCTGGCCGGGTTGCGCCGGCAGGCGCGGCACCTGATCGCCGAGCTGACCGGCCCGGTGCGCCGGATCCGCCTGCGCAGCGGCCCGGCGGTGCTGGAGGTCGAGTGGCACCCGGAGGACCTGCCCCGGCCGGCCGCACCGGCGACACCGGTCGAGGTGGCGCGGCCGGTCGTGCCGGCGCCCAACCCGCCGACGGCGGTGCTCCGGGCGCCGACCCCCGGGCGCGCCGCGGTGCGCGCGCCGATCGTCGGCACCTTCTACCGGTCGCCGGAACCCGGGGCCCGGCCGTTTGTCGCCGTGGGTGACCTGGTCCGGCCGGGCCAGCCGATCGCCATCGTCGAGGCGATGAAGCTGATGAACGAGGTGACCGCCGACCGCGCCGGTCGGGTGGTCGCGATCCTGGTCGAGGACGGCCAGCCGGTCGAGTACGACCAGCCGCTGGTCGAACTGGACCCGGCGTGA
- a CDS encoding acetyl-CoA carboxylase carboxyltransferase subunit alpha — MTATAPSDEQLWSRCGGCASLLYRKRLRRNLDVCPECGEHARLGAPERLRQLVDPGSLCPLPERLPEADPIDFVDVLPYRHRLSGARASTGLAEAVVCATATIGGHPVVLAVMDFRFLGGSLGCAVGELITSAAERALDDRLPLVLITASGGARMQEGVLSLMQMATVSQAIAALREAGLLTVSVLTDPTYGGVAASFATNTDLVLAESGARMGFAGPRVIRQVTGRALPEGFQTADFLLRHGQVDMVVQRRALRARLVALLAACRAGRSPRPPVPRQETAGAAPDRLADPVGPDAAGRAAGDTPEVRDAWDTVRLARHPGRPTTLDYLDSVFDGFVELHGDRLGGDCPAVVGGLARLAGRHVMVIGHQKGHTTAELVARNFGMASPAGHRKALRLMRLAARLGLPVVTLVDTPGADPGVSAEEQGQAAAIAENILALTVLPTPVLAVVTGEGGSGGALALAVADRVLMLENAVYSVISPEGCAAILWPDRSAAPQAARALRLTAPDLCRLGVVDELVPEPSPAAHENPAETAHRLRAALVANLLPLLDVPPAMLVRLRRQRFRRFGATRVGARTGRR; from the coding sequence GTGACGGCGACCGCGCCGAGCGACGAGCAGCTCTGGTCCCGCTGCGGCGGCTGCGCCAGCCTGCTCTACCGCAAACGGTTACGCCGCAACCTCGACGTCTGCCCGGAGTGTGGCGAGCACGCCCGGCTCGGCGCGCCCGAGCGGCTGCGCCAACTCGTCGATCCCGGCTCGCTCTGCCCCCTGCCCGAGCGGCTGCCGGAGGCGGACCCGATCGACTTCGTCGACGTGCTGCCGTACCGGCACCGGCTCAGCGGCGCGCGGGCCAGCACCGGCCTGGCCGAGGCGGTCGTCTGCGCCACCGCCACCATCGGCGGGCACCCGGTCGTGCTGGCGGTGATGGACTTCCGGTTCCTCGGCGGCAGTCTGGGCTGCGCGGTGGGTGAGCTGATCACCAGCGCGGCCGAGCGGGCGCTCGACGACCGCCTCCCGCTGGTCCTGATCACCGCCTCCGGCGGGGCGCGGATGCAGGAGGGCGTGCTGTCGCTGATGCAGATGGCCACCGTCAGCCAGGCCATCGCCGCGTTGCGCGAGGCGGGGCTGCTCACCGTCAGCGTCCTCACCGACCCGACCTACGGCGGGGTGGCCGCGTCGTTCGCCACCAACACCGATCTGGTGCTCGCCGAGAGCGGCGCGCGGATGGGCTTCGCCGGCCCACGGGTGATCCGGCAGGTCACCGGCCGGGCCCTGCCGGAGGGGTTCCAGACCGCCGACTTCCTGCTGCGGCACGGTCAGGTCGACATGGTGGTGCAGCGCCGCGCGCTGCGCGCCCGACTGGTCGCGCTGCTCGCCGCGTGCCGCGCCGGCCGTTCGCCCCGTCCACCCGTACCCCGGCAGGAGACCGCCGGCGCGGCGCCGGACCGCCTGGCGGACCCGGTGGGTCCGGACGCCGCGGGCCGCGCGGCCGGCGACACCCCGGAGGTACGCGACGCGTGGGACACCGTGCGGCTGGCACGCCACCCCGGGCGTCCCACCACACTGGACTACCTCGACTCGGTCTTCGACGGGTTCGTGGAGCTGCACGGCGACCGGCTCGGCGGCGACTGCCCGGCGGTCGTGGGCGGGCTGGCGCGGCTGGCCGGCCGGCACGTCATGGTCATCGGTCACCAGAAGGGGCACACCACCGCCGAGCTGGTGGCCCGCAACTTCGGCATGGCCAGCCCGGCCGGGCACCGCAAGGCGCTGCGGTTGATGCGCCTCGCCGCGCGGCTCGGACTGCCGGTGGTCACCCTCGTGGACACCCCCGGCGCAGACCCCGGGGTGAGCGCCGAGGAGCAGGGCCAGGCGGCGGCCATCGCGGAGAACATCCTCGCCCTCACCGTGCTGCCCACCCCCGTGCTCGCCGTCGTCACCGGGGAGGGCGGCAGCGGCGGCGCGCTGGCGCTGGCGGTGGCCGACCGGGTGCTGATGCTGGAGAACGCCGTCTACTCGGTGATCAGCCCCGAGGGGTGCGCGGCGATCCTCTGGCCGGACCGGTCGGCGGCGCCGCAGGCCGCCCGCGCGCTGCGCCTGACCGCACCCGACCTGTGCCGGCTCGGCGTGGTCGACGAGCTCGTGCCGGAACCGTCGCCCGCCGCGCACGAGAATCCGGCGGAGACCGCCCACCGGTTGCGCGCCGCCCTGGTGGCCAACCTCCTGCCGCTGCTGGACGTGCCGCCGGCCATGCTGGTCCGGCTGCGTCGGCAACGCTTCCGGCGCTTCGGCGCGACCCGCGTCGGCGCACGGACGGGTCGGCGATGA